Proteins found in one Zea mays cultivar B73 chromosome 1, Zm-B73-REFERENCE-NAM-5.0, whole genome shotgun sequence genomic segment:
- the LOC100216719 gene encoding Probable WRKY transcription factor 21, translating into MEEVEVANRAAVESCHRVLALLSQQRDPALLKSVASETAEACAKFRKVAALLGSGVGHARGRFSRRVRPLGLVGHKSPVGSGGNNPVEMLPSAAAVTSPSPSTSYPPQMRARLNGVPDPRGLDMACSSSSKSGGVGGGGAHPFGGAPKLVQPLSVQFQIGNVAHRYPFHQQPPSRQKLQAAEMFRRSSSGTISLKFDSPIPSGGGGAAGTVSFVSSLSMDGSVGVASLDGKRPFHLVGTPVAASDTAADAHRAPKRRCTCRGGEEDGRGNKCGTSGRCHCSKRRKLRIKRSIKVPAISNKVADIPPDEYSWRKYGQKPIKGSPHPRGYYKCSSVRGCPARKHVERCVDDPAMLIVTYEGEHGHTQLPAQPSTQT; encoded by the exons ATGGAGGAGGTGGAGGTGGCCAACCGGGCCGCGGTGGAGAGCTGCCACCGTGTGCTGGCCCTGCTCTCGCAGCAGCGGGACCCGGCCCTGCTCAAGAGTGTAGCGTCAGAGACGGCCGAAGCCTGCGCCAAGTTCAGGAAGGTAGCCGCCCTCCTCGGCAGCGGTGTCGGCCACGCTAGAGGCAGGTTCTCCAGACGAGTCCGGCCTCTGGGGCTCGTTGGCCACAAGAGCCCCGTGGGGAGCGGCGGCAACAACCCGGTGGAGATGCTGCCCAGCGCCGCCGCCGTTACGTCCCCGTCTCCGTCAACCAGCTACCCGCCGCAAATGCGCGCTCGGCTGAACGGCGTGCCAGACCCACGAGGGCTGGACATGGCCTGCTCCAGCAGCAGCAAGAGCGGCGGCGTTGGCGGAGGCGGCGCTCATCCATTCGGCGGAGCGCCGAAGCTGGTGCAGCCGCTGTCCGTGCAGTTCCAGATCGGGAACGTCGCGCACAGGTACCCGTTCCACCAGCAGCCGCCGTCGCGGCAGAAGCTGCAGGCCGCCGAGATGTTCAGGAGGAGCAGCAGCGGGACGATCAGCCTCAAGTTCGATAGCCCAATCCCTAGCGGTGGCGGTGGCGCCGCTGGCACCGTGTCGTTCGTGTCGTCCTTGAGCATGGACGGGAGCGTGGGCGTGGCAAGCTTGGACGGGAAGCGGCCGTTCCATCTGGTCGGCACCCCGGTGGCGGCGAGCGACACGGCGGCAGACGCCCACCGCGCGCCCAAACGCCGGTGCACGTGTAGAGGAGGCGAGGAGGATGGGAGAGGCAACAAGTGCGGCACCTCCGGCAGGTGCCATTGCTCAAAGAGAAG GAAGCTGCGGATCAAGAGGTCGATCAAAGTGCCAGCCATCAGCAACAAGGTCGCCGACATACCTCCCGACGAGTACTCGTGGCGCAAGTACGGGCAGAAGCCGATCAAGGGCTCCCCGCACCCGAG GGGCTACTACAAGTGCAGCAGCGTCAGGGGCTGCCCGGCGAGGAAGCACGTCGAGCGGTGCGTGGACGACCCAGCGATGCTGATCGTGACGTACGAAGGCGAGCACGGCCACACCCAGCTGCCGGCGCAGCCTTCCACCCAGACGTAG